In Engraulis encrasicolus isolate BLACKSEA-1 chromosome 15, IST_EnEncr_1.0, whole genome shotgun sequence, the genomic window ttcattttagcgtggtttggcatatctcttgaaacagatgtgccaagtcaAACAAATGTAGCCGTAGACTACCCaacgatgcagtgagctccagtaggcctatttgatttcatttttatttacatagcttaATAAATGAAAGCGAAACATGGGTACTTTGATAAGGTCTATAATGAAACACTGAAGTTGTGGTGATAGTTTTCTGTACCTCAGTTTTAACCAACTTTGCCTGTGACCTGACCAAAAATAGGTGGTGTCATGATGacagacaaggcatattggattgtagaaaattaaatagtatttggaacaaggtataaatcagatttcaaggagtgaaactgctacaatggcaaatcaacacaatgatgaaagacaatgcatattgcattgtagaaaatgtatcaaatagtatttggaacaaggtatacatcagcaagtgaagagaaaatccgaagtgctcagggaatggttcagaaaaaatcttgaaggtgctctttggtgttggggaaaaaacaatatcttgtcaaaaaagggagtccaaggcactcttcttgtggaaaaatattaaaaagcctttattgaatcatggctaataagtttaaaaacatgggagcagagacccacagctttttaatatttttccacaagaagagtgccttggactcccttttttgacaaagtAGGCTATACATCAGATTTCAAATACTGAAACTGCTGCAGAGAGCATAATGAGGACAGCACACTCAAATCACGCAGATCAAATCTAAGCATGCAATATTTTGCATACACCAAAAATGTATGCAAAACaacgaaaatgtaaaatcacaaaatgtggtcggtttaaaaacatgcaaaccaaggaaaatgtaaaatcacaaaatgtagtttgtttaaatccaatccaatatgcattgtctttcatcattgtgttgATGCCACTGTAGCAGCACCTTGATGAATTGAtatgcagaatgcagttcctaatatgaccaccagatggattTACCGACATAATAAATAGAAGGTTAATCCTACATTTGCTACCACatgtgccatggactcggtggacaacttaccagatcacctcgaggtttggataatgtgaataaaatgaaattgtaagaaacgtcatttgtattgcatcgttggctaggcctgcttttgtttatgcttagagtgtcatctgtttcaagagatgagccaaaccataataaaatgacatgatacagcatttgtataaacacaggagtttatgcagttaggagtaggctacattacattgcatttagtgacgctttcatttactaggttatgtaaataaaaatgaaatcaaatactggagctcactgcatcattgggtaggctatggctacgtttgtttgacttggcacatctgtttcaagagataagccaaaccacgctaaaatgaaatacgacacggcatttgtgtaggcctactgcatcgtaggtaaatggtttgggtagcctactatttgtttgttgttaccctactttagtgtctgtttcaagagatcggccaaattatttgtacacgattgttctgcaagcctgctttgagcgagagttgaaattcttgctgtcaaatgaaagccatcagaggggaggaacaagggagccgttgtagccaatcggagacgccaaacgcggttgggcgcaatatcgtcctatgtttcgcaaactcgcgtgCCGTGTTTGTTTTGACTTCCTTGATACGTGAGGAGGAAGGAAGTGACGAATGACCAAACGTGTCCATCCTCTATGTCAAAATAAATCTCTACTTCATATACTTTTACTAATACtactaccatataataataataataataataataataataataataataataataatctgtaaAAGGGATTCAACAATTAAGAAAAGGAAGAATTGCTGAatttcttgtctttgtctttttttttttttttacagcaataTAACCCTGTCTGATATGAACCATGACTGTATCCTGCTGTCCATGCTAACTGTTATGATGTTTATAATGCATAGCCTAGAAAAGGTTCAGGCTTGGAAAGCAATCACAGTATAAATCTCTGTCTGATATGTAGCCTATCATGACTGTATCCTGCTGTGTGCTGTTATATTGTGTgaatcccaatatgtgtccttgcctcctccacttgtgcttgtctcctcattccgcctcctggcccctcctccatggagaaaacgataaagtttcccagctgtcagcctcgccacaacaacttttgagggactgtttttcattcaccatcccaattgcaaatgagaaaaagacttgacaattgagcttttgcaagatattgaaatataatgctgatcagtgatgcgcgggctgacccgaaagcagcgggcgcttgcaattaactgcggtcgaccgcaggcacgggttatgaaatattatttttaatgaaattcgggtcgggtgcggtcggtcaggacctttgaaatgatgccgaattttaaagtaggctataggctagccaataggctatagtttactttagcagacagggacattttttgcgaaatagatcaaagtttatatggctgaataactacgatggtgccacgcgctctgcaggagacttaatgaggctcctgcgtcggccgaatatcttctgcgcgcaactggtgcagcaggtgcaaccattgagtgcattttgaagaacacagagggtgctctctaaacagtgcagtgatggatatagcctacatattttcttatacaattgtaatggtttcgaacgcatgtgttgcttacagagtttgttttcatttcctgtgtcctaccatgactacgaggcaatccacttgacggctggctccgtctgctcaccaacctacagattaatttcctccatgtatccaaacgacgatgttaccgaaataaacaggtgacagtcggcagtcgtcattgcatggcctcggttcaaaaatccaacatgtcctgttgaaatgcacagctgtcttgttattGACGCAAATTTCTTttttgagacctttattgacgtgattgtgctttgccaatgacgctagggtgttcataaagacgcacggctactattttcaaaggcgggtcgggaagcgggccgggtcaatatttttcatgaatatttcttccgggcagggcaagcgggcggactagggaaaaaagcggtcgggtgtgtcttgttttttcgtcgacccgcgcatcactgatgctgttgtcagtgatgtcatcatgacgagaagcaagtggaggaggcaagtggaggaggcaaggtcacatattgggatgcacccattgttATTCTAatcagggccagttctagtcaatttggtgccctaggcgagcacccctctttgcttttggggtaattattagggctgtaacgatattgtatcgaaccgagaaatcgtgatatgcagtgtcacgatactgtatcgtgatacaaggaggcagtatcgtgatacgccctttcaaagttttattacccattagtccagaaaacaaccttatgatttgatgtgatagtgtttccaaacttcagtggagatacctttcagaaatcgtgggttgtatcgaaccgtaggtcaaaaatcatgatacgaaccgaatcgtgagttgagtgtatcgttacagccctagtcattataaattggcatgtgtaaacatagtgtAAACATAGTGCATCTGATCGAACACAGTTGATCTACAACCTacatatgtactgagtgcccattaataataattgCCAATATAAAGGTTAATGCTTTGTTCGTTTAATGTTTTAATTCAGTGGGACTTggcacccccaagacatttggcaccctaggcgaccgcctagtctgcctatgcctagcgccggccctgattctaatgctgttatgatgcttATAAACTAatgtgtagcctaggcctacagagGGCTTTAGGCTTATAGGTGTAACAGACTGTTACATAGGCAATAGCAATATAAACCTCTACCAAAGACTACCAGctagcaaactggtgctgtgggaaccgtcgcatgggtgctggtcaagaggacgtcccacactaactcgTGGACATACTTAATAAGGATGCAGGAACCCAtagtaccagtgaattgaaaagatgtacgGAGAACCGGGATGGTTGGAAGCAATGATGGATGGCTTGTTTGtggacgacctagagagaagaAATATGTGCCCACTTTGGACTCGTTCTAGACCCTGTAGTGCCGAAAAGCgtgtccctgccagaacaagagtgccctcattgaaaccaatggcaTTTTTTGAGAGGAAATCATAgtattttttgcagaatgaattgcaTAATTTCTGAACTAAAAATAtttttatgaaacattactcgtcctccacttaatatgagctatttgaatgaaaccgtaaaaTTTGTtgtgacaattcttcgattcttttatgaaaataatactgaaattgtaaccagctctttgtaatacttccagaaggaatgtagatgctttattgataagctttccatcttaaattgtttcggatttgtctgcaaaaatgggtaaaaaatatcggaaaaattggtcattggtttccattggtttcaatgagggcactcgtgttctggcagggactcgcttttcggcacgacaaccccaccccctcccagggatttcaaactcaggcccaggggccaactGTGGCCCACGGAGTAATTtaattcggcccgcgagatcatttcaaatgtctacagttggcccacatacaacaTCAATGTAtagcgtagtgtttctcaacaggggcggtacagcctcccaagggggtgttggggagctctaggggggcgttgagaagcatACATCTGAAAGGGGCGGGGCTTGGTTGACATTGGGGGCCACTAGTCAGTTTAATTTTGTAATAcgaagggggcgttgtcagggttatgatgaggtcaagggggcgttgagaggcttgtgatgaggccaagggggcatttgttcaaaaaaggttgagaaacactggtatagcgtaacaagacttgaacatgaaatttggtgtgcccCTCTGAAAATGAACATTTTCAACAATATTACAATGAACACATGGAGTATGTTTAATAAAACTTTTGATCTTACAAAAGAAAAGTTCATAGAACAACTTCAAGATTAGAGATGAGAAGACTTAAAAGAGACAGCCACCTAATCTCGGTTACCTACCACCATTCAGACATACAGCCATTCAGACATtgaagttttattgcaggaaccatttttccagcttgcaggaattgtttttcaaagatctccgaccctacctttaagggcatttggaccttGACAAAATTATAACTTACACTAATTCTGTAATTGCGCTCTCGTCACATTGACTGCAAGCATGCGGCCTCTCTCAAGTGTAACAGCGACTGATTTACTCTCCCATGTGTGACAGCAAGTGTGTCTTAAGGTTAGAAAGCTGTGAGAAACTCTTGTTACACTGATTACAAGGatacggcttctctccagtgtgaatgagcTGATGTCTGAGGAGGTTTTGAGACTGTGCAAAGctctttccacagtctgtgcatgaaaatggtttctcccctgtgtgaacagacTGGTGTTTTTGGAGATACGCTTTTGTCttgaagctcttgtcacactggctgcaaggGTACGGCCTCTCTCCAATGTGAATGCGCCGATGTCTGTGGAGGCTAGAAGAAGTTGataaactctttccacagtcggtgCATGAAAATGGCTTCTCCCCTGTGTGGTCCATTTGGAGCTCCTGTTTTGTCTTGAAATTCTGGTCAGACTGACCGCAAGCGTCCAGCTTCTCTCTAAtgtgaatgcgacgatgtttGCTGAGGTGAGAAGACCgcaagaaactctttccacagtcagtgcatgaaaatggtctctcccctgtgtgaataCGCTGGTGGTACTCGAGGTCTGCTTTTTTCCAAAAGCTCTTGTTACACTGATCACAAGGGTACGGCCTCTCACTAGTGCGATAGGGACCACGTTGATACCCTGTGTAGAGTaaaaaggaaattgaaatgaATATGAAATCAACAATAAGACTGTCACAACAGATTGTGAATATTTACCGCTCACCTTCTGTTCTTTTAATGAGACACAGTATTTTAGTCCAGTCCGTAACAGCCATTTATATTACAGATgttcagaaataaaaaaaaacacacattgccATTACATTGTCCATAATTACAGACATTCTGAGATGTATAAAAACACATTACCCCATGTCCATAACTAAAGACGTTATAcgattaaagaaagaaaaaaaaaacacataacccCTTGTCCATAACTACAGATGTTCTGAAATAAAAACACATTGCCCCTTGTCcatatatacagtcaatccggaaagtattcacagcgcttgacttttttgacattttattatcttacagccttattccaaatgctacaaatgaatctctgttgtcaaaatcctacacaaattattccattatgaccatgtgaaaaacaagttgtcttgacagttttgaaaatttataaaaataaaaatcaaagaaatcatttttacaaaagtattcacagcctttgcttaatactttgtagaaccaccttgagcagcaactacattcttttttcatttcgaaatgacatgggattaaaagggaggtcatcggtgtgtgtttaaACCATTCAGTACATTGTAATTGTACATtttatgcgtccgaagcataaatctagctttaggagaccgaatttagggcacactcctttgcattggatgggcggggtttgacatatctttctctcttatacGATTTTTGCTATACACCTTTCATTAGATGCCTTACCAGATCTCTTGCAGTCTTCTCTTGCGCCACTCAGCTGAGGTGGAGAAACAGGGAACTGCTCCGTCTCTTCATTCAGGTTCAACTGTTCTGGAGAATCAAGGACCTAAGATAAGAGAAGATTATATCAGATAAGATAAGAAATTAGATAAAATACGATAATCCTTTACTGTCTCCTCAAGAGAGAAATTTTGTTTGGACATGAGAGTGTGATGTGACACCAAAGAGAAAccagtaaatctctctctctctctctctctctctctcacacacacacacacacacacacacacacacacacacacacacacacacacacacacacacacacacacacacacacacacacacacacacacacacacacacacagtttgggagTCTATATCTTCTTCCTGAGGGCAGTACTTCATATTCACAGTTCAAAACGAGCTCGTCACCCCCTGAGATTTTCAAACCCTGCcctacctcttctctctcttcctttatgcACAGTTGTTCTGGAAAAGCAGggaattcctctctctctccgtttatgTTGATATGGAATGGATAGTCAGTTAAGCTGAACTCTTCTGTCTCTTCTTTGATGCTCCTCATCAGCTGGAGTGGAGAGTTGACTTCTGCAGAGGACATCTTAGTATTGTTCTACAGACCTTGAAATTGAACAGAAACGTCATGACAATTACTGACAAAGTTTGTGTCTTATTTACATTTGCAAAACAACCTCACAGTAAGGATGGTGCAAGTCTAACCCAGCCAGCATGCTAGGAACAAGTTAATGAGTGC contains:
- the LOC134464327 gene encoding zinc finger protein 391-like codes for the protein MSSAEVNSPLQLMRSIKEETEEFSLTDYPFHININGEREEFPAFPEQLCIKEEREEVLDSPEQLNLNEETEQFPVSPPQLSGAREDCKRSGYQRGPYRTSERPYPCDQCNKSFWKKADLEYHQRIHTGERPFSCTDCGKSFLRSSHLSKHRRIHIREKLDACGQSDQNFKTKQELQMDHTGEKPFSCTDCGKSLSTSSSLHRHRRIHIGERPYPCSQCDKSFKTKAYLQKHQSVHTGEKPFSCTDCGKSFAQSQNLLRHQLIHTGEKPYPCNQCNKSFSQLSNLKTHLLSHMGDCSMNFSFNTTKMASAGVNSPLQLMRSVKEETEEFSLTESPSQLNVKEEDREEFSGSPEQQNVKEEREEVPGSPPQLSRVREDRERSGHQLHCSSGETHSAAPTMPYACSQCGKSFKTKAELQIHHRVHTGEKPFSCTVCGKSFSHISNLHTHRRIHTGEKPYVCSQCDKRFKTKYELRSHQRVHTGEKPFACTDCGRKFSQSSNLHKHRCSHTTERQFSCMDCGKSFSNTTSLHIHRCIYTEEGLYACSQCDKSFQSIKELQIHQPVHTGVKPFSCTDCGKSFSHSSHLETHCHILTGENP